One window of the Zea mays cultivar B73 chromosome 3, Zm-B73-REFERENCE-NAM-5.0, whole genome shotgun sequence genome contains the following:
- the LOC103650921 gene encoding probable pectinesterase/pectinesterase inhibitor 51 precursor: MRRPHNAVQPSAMPPAVGLLPLLLLLLLFHLPVSLCSHHHHHSTPPASPSPSPSPAPSSAPLAVLLACNATRFQPACVSTLSGAAPDASTADLLAATLSALRARLPPAVSTAKSVLASSSNVNLSNAATNCLTFLALSSRRLSPSPSAPPLLSASTALLHLYDCWSAYKYVNFSRTISDAMAYLDDTITVNSNYISMLAARQRYGDETSLWRPPQTERDGYWPPPAASSGADVDALGVPKGLPANATVCGAGCDYRTVREAVAAAPDYGDGAFVVHVKEGAYRETVSVPWEKTNVVLVGDGMGKTVITGDLNADTSGVSTFNTATVGVLADGFMARDLTIANTAGPDAHQAVAFRSTGDRTVLDGVELLGHQDTLYAHAMRQFYTRCRVAGTVDFVFGNSAAVLHDTALVVLPRQLRPEKGENDAVTAQGRTDPAQPTGIVLSRCSVNGSEEYMALYRERPGVHHVYLGRPWKEYSRTVYVGCTLAEIVQPQGWMPWNGDFALQTLYYGEYDSAGPGSAAGRRVAWSSQVPKVHVDAYSVASFIQGHEWIPRV; the protein is encoded by the exons ATGCGGCGCCCACACAACGCCGTCCAACCATCAGCAATGCCTCCTGCAGTTGGACTccttcccctcctcctcctcctcctcctcttccatCTCCCCGTCTCCCTCTGCTCCCACCACCACCATCACAGCACCCCACCCGCTTctccgtccccgtccccgtccccagcACCCTCCTCCGCGCCGCTAGCGGTGCTCCTGGCCTGCAACGCCACCCGGTTCCAGCCGGCCTGCGTCTCCACGCTCTCCGGCGCCGCGCCCGATGCCTCCACCGCCGACCTCCTCGCCGCGACGCTCTCGGCGCTCCGCGCCCGCCTCCCGCCCGCCGTCTCCACGGCCAAGtccgtgctggcgtcctcctccaACGTGAACCTCTCCAACGCCGCCACCAACTGCCTCACGTTCCTCGCGCTCTCCTCCCGCCGCCTCTCGCCGTCCCCCTCGGCGCCGCCGCTGCTCTCCGCCTCCACGGCGCTGCTCCACCTCTACGACTGCTGGTCCGCGTACAAGTACGTCAACTTCTCCCGCACCATCTCCGACGCCATGGCCTACCTCGACGACACCATCACCGTGAACAGCAACTACATCTCCATGCTCGCCGCGCGGCAGCGGTACGGCGACGAGACGTCCCTCTGGCGGCCCCCGCAGACGGAGCGCGACGGGTACTGGCCCCCGCCCGCCGCGAGCTCGGGTGCCGACGTGGACGCGCTCGGCGTGCCCAAGGGCCTGCCGGCGAACGCGACGGTGTGCGGCGCCGGGTGCGACTACAGGACGGtgcgggaggcggtggcggccgcGCCGGACTACGGCGACGGCGCGTTCGTGGTGCACGTGAAGGAGGGGGCGTACAGGGAGACGGTGAGCGTGCCGTGGGAGAAGACCAACGTGGTCCTCGTTGGCGACGGCATGGGGAAGACGGTCATCACTGGCGATCTCAACGCTGACACGTCCGGCGTGTCCACCTTCAACACCGCCACCGTAG GCGTGCTGGCGGACGGGTTCATGGCGCGTGACCTGACGATCGCGAACACGGCGGGCCCCGACGCGCACCAGGCCGTGGCGTTCCGGTCCACGGGCGACCGCACGGTGCTGGACGGCGTGGAGCTGCTGGGGCACCAGGACACGCTGTACGCGCACGCCATGCGCCAGTTCTACACCCGGTGCCGCGTGGCGGGCACCGTCGACTTCGTCTTCGGCAACTCCGCCGCGGTGCTCCACGACACCGCCCTCGTCGTGCTGCCGCGGCAGCTGCGGCCGGAGAAGGGCGAGAACGACGCCGTCACGGCGCAGGGCCGCACCGACCCGGCCCAGCCCACGGGGATCGTGCTCAGCCGCTGCTCCGTCAACGGCAGCGAGGAGTACATGGCGCTGTACCGCGAGAGGCCCGGCGTGCACCACGTCTACCTGGGCCGCCCGTGGAAGGAGTACTCCCGCACCGTGTACGTCGGGTGCACGCTCGCGGAGATCGTGCAGCCGCAGGGGTGGATGCCGTGGAACGGGGACTTCGCGCTCCAGACGCTCTACTACGGCGAGTACGACAGCGCCGGCCCCGGCAGCGCCGCGGGCCGGAGGGTGGCGTGGAGCAGCCAGGTTCCCAAGGTCCACGTCGACGCGTACAGCGTCGCCAGCTTCATACAGGGGCACGAGTGGATACCCAGAGTGTAG
- the LOC103650922 gene encoding uncharacterized protein — MLQSKKGKKNPGTSWRTFRILPPVPPADTSLPRPLEEMLLRHRHHLLSRPRRSFPLAALGCVAMSTSSSPSSSTSTSAAADYHCRTKHSPTAGYARGPGRLDWANQPNPFLRFSPAPPLPLPNPPPLAPVPYPALFHSPPPPPQPLTLDSLSALLFHSLALSAWKSAGLSTWSLRVNPSSGNLHPTEAHLVFPHPREVDRLAIAHYAPRDHLLEARATAPIRDCSAILSAPGMAILALSSVFWREAWKYGERALRYCNHDVGHALAAVALAAATLGWDARLLDGLSDEDLGRLVGVEKGSPAAVPEGLLNKVVKGKARWVERQHPDCAVLLFPVGSEPEVDYGRISEELKVFDGLEWVGKANALSNDHVVWDVIYRTAEQVKKHGPAPGERFFVMPWQKSPALSKGLYKELTVQEVVRQRRSAVDMDGVHVMGRDTFYQMLMHCLPSGEVGSGERQGEQSALPFRVLPWEAEVHAALFVHRVSGLHRGIYFLVRNEEHFDALQRAMRQDFEWVQPEGCPDGLPLYRLMKGDCQKFAMQISCFQEIASHGCFSLGMIARFEPVLHEKGEWMYPRLFWETGILGQVLYLEAHAIGISATGIGCYFDDTVHEALGLKGLDFQSMYHFTVGAPVLDKRIMSLPAYPGPGIDA; from the exons ATGCTTCaatcaaagaaaggaaaaaaaaaTCCAGGAACAAGTTGGAGAACCTTCCGCATCCTTCCACCCGTTCCTCCGGCGGACACATCTTTGCCGCGCCCGCTCGAAGAAATGCTCCTccgccaccgccaccacctcTTGTCGCGCCCGCGCCGCAGCTTCCCTCTCGCTGCCCTGGGCTGTGTCGCCATGTCCACCTCCTCTTCCCCCTcttcctccacctccacctccgcgGCCGCCGACTACCACTGCCGCACCAAGCACAGTCCCACCGCCGGTTACGCGCGCGGTCCGGGCCGCCTCGACTGGGCCAACCAGCCCAACCCCTTCCTCCGTTTCTCCCCCGCACCGCCATTACCGCTCCCCAACCCACCTCCGCTCGCCCCCGTCCCctaccctgctctcttccactCCCCACCCCCGCCGCCGCAGCCGCTCACCCTCGACTCCCTCTCTGCGCTGCTCTTCCACTCCCTCGCGCTCTCCGCCTGGAAGTCCGCGGGCCTCTCAACCTGGTCGCTCCGCGTTAACCCCAGCAGCGGCAACCTGCACCCCACCGAGGCCCACCTGGTCTTCCCGCATCCGCGAGAGGTCGACCGCCTCGCCATCGCGCACTACGCGCCCCGCGACCATCTCCTCGAGGCCCGTGCTACCGCACCAATTAGGGATTGTTCCGCGATTCTGTCTGCGCCGGGGATGGCGATCCTGGCTCTATCGTCAGTCTTCTGGCGAGAGGCGTGGAAGTATGGAGAGCGGGCGCTGCGGTACTGCAACCATGACGTGGGGCACGCGCTCGCAGCGGTTGCCTTGGCCGCGGCCACGCTGGGTTGGGACGCGCGTTTACTAGACGGGCTGTCGGACGAGGACCTCGGGAGGCTCGTTGGGGTGGAGAAAGGGAGCCCGGCTGCAGTTCCGGAGGGGCTCCTTAACAAAGTGGTCAAGGGTAAGGCGCGGTGGGTGGAGCGGCAGCATCCAGATTGCGCGGTTCTGCTATTCCCAGTTGGGTCTGAGCCGGAGGTCGACTATGGTAGAATTAGTGAGGAGCTGAAGGTGTTCGATGGGCTGGAGTGGGTGGGGAAGGCAAATGCACTTAGTAATGATCATGTGGTGTGGGATGTGATATACCGCACAGCAGAGCAAGTTAAGAAGCATGGCCCTGCACCGGGGGAACGGTTCTTTGTGATGCCATGGCAGAAGAGTCCAGCCTTGTCCAAAGGATTGTATAAGGAATTAACAGTGCAGGAGGTAGTACGTCAGAGGAGAAGTGCGGTGGACATGGATGGTGTGCATGTGATGGGAAGGGATACATTTTATCAGATGCTGATGCACTGCCTTCCATCAGGGGAGGTTGGATCAGGTGAACGGCAAGGGGAGCAGAGTGCTCTGCCATTCCGAGTATTACCATGGGAAGCAGAGGTGCATGCTGCACTATTTGTGCATCGTGTCTCAGGGCTTCACAGGGGGATTTATTTCCTGGTGAGAAATGAGGAGCACTTTGATGCGTTGCAGCGTGCTATGAGGCAGGACTTTGAGTGGGTTCAGCCGGAAGGATGCCCTGATGGTCTCCCACTCTACAGGCTGATGAAAGGAGATTGCCAGAAGTTTGCTATGCAGATATCATGCTTTCAG GAAATTGCCTCGCATGGATGTTTTAGCCTTGGGATGATTGCTAGATTCGAGCCTGTGTTGCATGAGAAAGGTGAATGGATGTATCCTCGTTTGTTCTGGGAGACTGGCATTCTTGGTCAAGTGCTTTACCTTGAGGCCCATGCTATTGGAATATCTGCCACAGGAATCGGATGCTACTTTGATGATACTG TTCACGAGGCACTTGGCTTGAAAGGTTTGGACTTTCAGAGCATGTACCATTTTACAGTGGGCGCTCCTGTGCTTGACAAGAGGATAATGAGTCTCCCAGCTTACCCTGGTCCCGGAATTGACGCATGA